The stretch of DNA CTTGTGCCTTATTTTCTTTTACTATTTGTATTAAATTTGCTTCTTCTTCTCCATTTCCTAATAATACTAATTTTATATTCTTTTTAGATAAATTTGATTTTAAATACGAATGAATTAGTTTATCAAACTGCTTTATTTTTCTAAAAGTTCCTACTGCAATAATATAATCAAAATTGAGTTCTAAAGGTTCATTGTTTAATTGCTCAATTTTTTCAAAATCTATTCCATTGTTAATAGTTATTGCGTTTTTAAAGCTATATTCATGCTTTATCATTTGAGTAATATAACTAGAAACTCCAACAATTTTATAGGCGTTTTTATATAAGAATCGTGCTATCTTTCTATTCTTTGTGAAATACGTTTCTAAGTTTGAACTTGCTACTCTATAAATTACTTTTGAGTTTCTATAAATCCATCTTGTAAAAACAAATTCAGCAAATACATTTAATCTATATCTGAAATCAATTATGTAATCGAACTCATTTAATTCAATATGTTTTTTAAGTAAATAATATTTTTTTACTTTTTTACTCCAAAATGATTTTCCTAAAGTTCCTAAATTTAGTAAGCTTCCGTTATAGTCATATTCTATGTTGTCTTCTAAAACAACTAAGTGAACTTCATAATTCTCCTTTGAGTTAAGCATTATTGATATATTAGCCATAGAACGTTCAAGTCCTCCACCGGCTAAATGATAACCCACTAATAGAATTTTATTTTTCGGCTTTTGGTCGCTCACAAATGTTTACTTATTTTAGCAACAAATATAACAACTCTGTTTGTACTTTATGCAACACTCTCCTTTAGTATCTGTTATTTGTTTATGTTATAACCACGAAAAATATGTAGAAGAATCTTTAGAGTCGGTTATAAATCAGTCATATACAAATATCGAACTTATAATTATAGATGATTGCAGCACTGATAATTCAAAAAAAGTAATTGAAAAATGGTTGTTAAAACATCCAACTATAACATTTATTTCTAATAACCGAAATTTAGGTAATACCACTTCTTTTAACAAAGCTGTCAAATTTTCAAAAGGTGAATACATTATTGATTTAGCTACCGATGATATTTTATTAAAAGATTGTGTAGCAACTCAAATTGAAACTTTTAAAAATTCAACGTATAAAAATTTAGGAATTGTTTATGGAAACGTTTCTATAATTGATGAAAACAACAACTTCATAACTAATTATTATACGGAAGAAGATTTTCCGCAAAGTGGCGATATTTATAAAATGGTAATTAGTAGAAGCGCAAAGATTTGTTCGGTAAGTTCTATGGTGAAAAAAAAGGTTTTTGATACGATAGGGTTTTACAATGAAAAATTGGCTTATGAAGATTTAGACATTTGGGTAAAAGCTTCTCGTATTTTTGATTTTGAATATATACCAAAAATTTTAGTTCAAAAAAGAGAAACTAAAACCAACTTAACTAGTCATTTTTATAAAAAATTAAACCGAAAAACTAGAAAACTAAATAATT from Flavobacterium haoranii encodes:
- a CDS encoding glycosyltransferase, whose amino-acid sequence is MSDQKPKNKILLVGYHLAGGGLERSMANISIMLNSKENYEVHLVVLEDNIEYDYNGSLLNLGTLGKSFWSKKVKKYYLLKKHIELNEFDYIIDFRYRLNVFAEFVFTRWIYRNSKVIYRVASSNLETYFTKNRKIARFLYKNAYKIVGVSSYITQMIKHEYSFKNAITINNGIDFEKIEQLNNEPLELNFDYIIAVGTFRKIKQFDKLIHSYLKSNLSKKNIKLVLLGNGEEEANLIQIVKENKAQEKVVFMNYQSNPFNYIKKAKFLVLCSLYEGFPNVLLESLACKTPVVSFDLLSGTKEIVNHEENGLLLENQNFEALTQEMNRFIEDEKLYQKCKSNTFESIQKFSFENIRENWVNLIN
- a CDS encoding glycosyltransferase family 2 protein, with the protein product MQHSPLVSVICLCYNHEKYVEESLESVINQSYTNIELIIIDDCSTDNSKKVIEKWLLKHPTITFISNNRNLGNTTSFNKAVKFSKGEYIIDLATDDILLKDCVATQIETFKNSTYKNLGIVYGNVSIIDENNNFITNYYTEEDFPQSGDIYKMVISRSAKICSVSSMVKKKVFDTIGFYNEKLAYEDLDIWVKASRIFDFEYIPKILVQKRETKTNLTSHFYKKLNRKTRKLNNSSYLILKNAFKLNKTKQEHKALLKRINYLSGVTFRNLNFDITLKLQLLKLKTFFKSL